From the genome of Pirellulales bacterium:
TTGCGACCGCCGAGAGATTTTTTTTTGGCCCACAGAGCGCCCAAAATAATTCCGGCCACGAAGAGCAGCCCGGCTACAATCCATTCGACGATGGTCATGGCTGTGTTCCTTGTTTTCGCCGCCTGCCTACGGTTGATTGTAGCGCATCTACGGCCAATTGTTTAGAGGCGGTTTAAAAAAACGGCGGCCGACCACGGTCGAGCATAGCCAGCCCAACAAAGTTGGACCACCGGAGGCTCGGTCGCCTGTTGCCGGCGGTACAAATCGTTTGTAAACCGCAGTTCCAGCTAGCGGCAAAATGCATCGCGGCAGCGGGAAGCTATTCTTTTATTGACAGCCGCAGACTGCCAAGTTGATAATGCCCATTCGTTCGACTGTTTTCATTTCCAGGGGGAGCTTCTCCTATGCAGTGCCGTGAGAATTGTAGGAAGTTTGCTGGTGGCCTGGCTTTATGGATTTTCATTTTGACCTCGCCGCTTGCGCTGGCAGACGGCCAAACTCCCGCAGCCAGCAATCCCTATTTGCCGCCGGCAAACGATTCTCCGGCCCTGCTCAAGGCGCATATCGAAAAGATGCAAAAGATCGCGCCCGCGGCTCGGCAAGCCGGTTTCGGCGAAGCGATGGTGGCGGCGTCGGATCGAATTCTGGAAAGCAACCCGCCGGACAGTTTGCGGTCTTTTGCCGTTCTCAGTTTGTTCGACGGCTTGCATGAATGGGCTGATGCCGAAAAAAATGCCGATGCTGACAAGCGGCTGGCCGAACTAGCAACCAAGTATGCCGGCGATAGCGACAAAAAGATTGCCGCCGCAGCCGCATTTTACGATCTGGAGCAGCGAGTGCTGAAAGCCGGCGATGCTCCGCCCAACGACATTTCCAAACTGCTTGACAAAGTGAAAACCGCGTTGACCGGCCACACGCTCACCGCCGCCAAATATGGGCGGATTGCCCTCGGCACCGTGGCGCTCATCAATAACTTGGATACCGATCAAGAGGCCGAAAAACGGTTCAAAGAATTCGGCCTTCTGTTCGCCGCCAGCAGCGATCCGGTCATGGCCCGCTTCGGCACGCAACTTAAAACCACCAAGCGGCATCCCAAGACCATCGTGGTGACCGATCAAGGGGCCGGCAACGCGGCCCAATCGACCGCGTCGAAAACGGAAGCTCCGCCCATCACTGAAGCGCCGGCTAAAACTGAGACGGCCCAGCAATGGGTGCAACGTGTCGAAGCGAATCTGACGTCGCTTACCGGCAGCACCCACGATGCGGAATACGATAACGAAAAAGCCGCGTTTCTCAAGCAGTATCCGCACGATCCGCTGCGGTGGAGCTGGAATTTCATGGATGTCCGCCGCGCCCTAAGCGCCCCGCAAAACCTGGAACAAGGCATCAAAACGGCCAAAGCCGCTTTGGCCGAAGTGCTGGCGGCCGGCGATGCGCCGCCGCAGCTAAAAGAGCAAGCCAGCACCCTAAATCTGCAAATCGATATACTCAGCCACGCGCCGCTGGCGGACGTGGCAAAAAGCTTTTCGGCCCACGTCAAAGCTTTTCCCAATTCGACCGCCAATGCGGGATTGGCGCAATCGATTGTTCAACTGGCCGGCCGCGGACAAATGGACGAAGCTGCCATTGCTCGCTTGCGCGATCTCAAAGCCAGTAGCGATGGGCTGCTGGCCGCCGCCGCGGCCGACAGAATTACGGTGTTGGAAAATCTACTGCAGCTGAAAACCAAGCCGCTGGAACTCAAATTCACCGACGTCGACGGCCGTCATTTCGACTTGGAATCGTATCGCGGCAAAGTCGTCCTGGTCGATTTTTGGGCCACCTGGTGCGGCCCATGCGTCGAAGGATTGCCGGAGGTCATCGAGCAATACAACAAATATCATGATCAAGGCTTCGAGATTGTCGGCATCTCGTTCGACCAGGAAAAGCCAACGCTGCAACAATTCGTCAAAGACAAACAAATGCCCTGGGTGCAATTCTTCGACGGCAAAGTTTGGGACAATACCTACGGCAAAAAATACGGCATCTCCGCCATTCCGGCCATGTGGCTGGTGGGCCGTGACGGCAAAGTTATCGATTTCAACGCCCGCATGGGATTGGCGCAGAAAATTCCCAAACTGTTGGAAACCGCTGCAGATCCCGCTCAGGCCACGTTGCCCGCCGCTGCTAAACCGCCCGATAAATCTTGAACCACTTCTGCCCCGCGGGCGCGTCGAAATCTAAAATCCGGCATGAGTTGCATGGGCCGAGCCTACTAGATTCGGTTTCACAAAGGTCACAACCGCTAAGTTTGAGGGGCGCCATGTACACGGCTTGTTACAGGGGGAAAGGCGACGCTTGGCATTGGAAGTGCAGCGTTCCCGGTGCCTGATGCCGCCATCGGCGACCTTGTGTTTTCGAACTGGCGCAATGGGAGCAGTCGCAGCGGCTACCGTCATTTGCCCCAACTTGCCTGTCGCAATTAAATGCCGAATTCGTTTGTGAAACCGGTGACCAGTGGCGCGGTGGCAAAATGATTGAGTGCACCGACAATGCTGCCGTTGGTTCCGCCGGTATCCGAGAATTCTTCGGTGCCGGCCGTGCAATTCACAACCGCCAGGCTATCGAGGTTGCCGGGCCCTACCTCGACGCTTAAGTCATTCGAACCCACATTCACCGTATTAAGCGACACTGCATCGGTACCACCGTTGGTGTTAATGGCCAGGTCGCCGTTCACAGTGACATTTGCCAGAGCAACGACGTCTTTCCCATCTCCCTGCATGGTAAATTCATTGCTGCCATCTGCGGCCAGCATTACTCTCGACAGGGAGATGACTGCCGTGCCACTGCCCGTCTCCAGAAGATTTTCTGAATCGGCGCCGCTAGTCGTTATCGTTGAGTTCGAAATCGAAATAGCCGCGGTGCCATTTCCGGTTGCCACGAAGTTTTCTGAGCCGGCGCCGCTGTTTGTAATCGTCGATTTCGAGATCGAAATGGCCGCGGTGCCGTTACCCGTATCTACGAAGTTGGCGGCATTGGTAGCGCTCATGGTGACGTCAATCAGCGAGATAGCTGCGGCGCCGTTACCCGTATCTATGAAGTTGTCGGCGTTGGTAGTTATCATCTTGACATTCACCAGGGCAACGTTCGCCGTGCCGCCACCGGTATCCACGAAGTTGTCGCCACCAGCACTATTCATGCTCACATTCGCCAGCGCGATGGTCGCCTTGCCGCTCCCCGTATCTACAAAGTTGTCGCCACCGCTGACAGTCATGGTGACGTGCGAGAGCGAGATGGCTGCGGTGCCATTACCTGTATCCACGAAGTTGTCGCCAGTGCCCATTGTCATGCTGACATGCGAGAAGGAGATGGCCGCGGTGCCATTGCCCGTCTCCACAAAGTTGCTGCCGGAGACGCTTCCGGCATTGACGGTCACGTTCGCCAGGGAAATCACCGCGGTACCATTGCCCGAAATGATTTGAGTTTGCCCGCTGGTTATCACGCCGGAAAGCGCCACCGTGTTTTTGCCGTCGCCGGCATTGATTACCAGCGAAGTGCTATCTGCGGCGGTGCTTAGCCCAGTGCTGACGTTTGTAACCTGCACAGTGTCGTTGCCCCCTTCTGCGGTGATGCCCAGTGCCCCTGGCACGGTTCCGTTAAAAACTTTAATGAAGTTGTTGCCGGCCATCAGATTGGCTTCAATGTTGCCCGTAACGCCGGTGGCCAAGTACGTGGCATGACTTCCGTTGATGGTGGTGGCAATGCCTTGTACCTTCCAAGTGTCAGCGCCGGTTTGCCACACTTGAACGGAGTTGCCGGCCGCATCGCCGGTAATATCCAATTCACCTCCGGTAACCGTGGCCATTACGTTCCCAGCCAATAGGGCACGCTTTTCCAACGGTTCGAACCTGAACATCCGGCGGCTAGTTTTCGGTCGATTTCGCACGGTGGCAATCCTCTTCAATCGAGTTGCTGAACCCCTTTGTTAACGGCGAAGATTATAAGCCAAAGCCGGTAAAATGTGAAGATGGCGAATATACACAACAATTACGGCACACTGATACTTCAATTTGGCGATATTAGATAAAAAATTGCATGCTGGTTGACACGGCTTGCCCGGCGATGATTGCTTCGCGGGGTGTCGAAGAGGGCGCTGCCAGGGGACGTAGGGTCGTTGGTCTTAGCTCCTCATTTCCTGACTGCCACGGTTCACGCTATCGTATCGCTGGTCTTCAATCTGCGCGGAAATAATTATGCCCATTCTTGGCGCGCATCAATCGATTTCCGGCGGCTATTATCGGGCCGTTGAACTGGCCGCCGCCTGCGGCTGCGATTGCGTGCAGTTGTTCACCAAGAACAACAATCAGTGGCGCGCCAAGGCCATTACCGATGACGACGCGGCCCAATTTCAGGCGGCGCTTGCGAAGCATAACATTGCCCACCCGCTGTCGCACGATTCGTATCTCATCAATCTGGCTGCGCCCGACGAAACGCTGTGGCGGAAATCGGTCGAGGCGTTCGCCGTCGAACTGCTCAGGGCCGAGCAGTTGGGCATCCCGTATGTGGTGATGCACCCCGGTTCGTTCACCACCAGCAGCGAAGAGGCGGGGTTAAGGCGGATTGTGCAGGGGCTGGACGAAGTGCACCAAAAAGTTGGAAAGCTGAGGGCGAAAACTCTGCTAGAAAACACGGCGGGGCAGGGGAGTGCGCTGGGCTGGCGATTTGAACACTTGGCGGCAATTCTCCAGGGCGTTGC
Proteins encoded in this window:
- a CDS encoding TlpA disulfide reductase family protein, which produces MTSPLALADGQTPAASNPYLPPANDSPALLKAHIEKMQKIAPAARQAGFGEAMVAASDRILESNPPDSLRSFAVLSLFDGLHEWADAEKNADADKRLAELATKYAGDSDKKIAAAAAFYDLEQRVLKAGDAPPNDISKLLDKVKTALTGHTLTAAKYGRIALGTVALINNLDTDQEAEKRFKEFGLLFAASSDPVMARFGTQLKTTKRHPKTIVVTDQGAGNAAQSTASKTEAPPITEAPAKTETAQQWVQRVEANLTSLTGSTHDAEYDNEKAAFLKQYPHDPLRWSWNFMDVRRALSAPQNLEQGIKTAKAALAEVLAAGDAPPQLKEQASTLNLQIDILSHAPLADVAKSFSAHVKAFPNSTANAGLAQSIVQLAGRGQMDEAAIARLRDLKASSDGLLAAAAADRITVLENLLQLKTKPLELKFTDVDGRHFDLESYRGKVVLVDFWATWCGPCVEGLPEVIEQYNKYHDQGFEIVGISFDQEKPTLQQFVKDKQMPWVQFFDGKVWDNTYGKKYGISAIPAMWLVGRDGKVIDFNARMGLAQKIPKLLETAADPAQATLPAAAKPPDKS
- a CDS encoding deoxyribonuclease IV, with translation MPILGAHQSISGGYYRAVELAAACGCDCVQLFTKNNNQWRAKAITDDDAAQFQAALAKHNIAHPLSHDSYLINLAAPDETLWRKSVEAFAVELLRAEQLGIPYVVMHPGSFTTSSEEAGLRRIVQGLDEVHQKVGKLRAKTLLENTAGQGSALGWRFEHLAAILQGVAEPKRLGVCIDTCHLLAAGYPISTPKDYEATMRQLDDIVGIKLVKAIHLNDSKKELGSHVDRHEHIGRGKIGLEGFRLLL